The following DNA comes from Candidatus Dadabacteria bacterium.
ATTGTAATCCGTTACACCCAGAAGGGCGTGGACTATCCCGCTGTCGCGCACATAAACTTTCGGGGACTTCACGAGACGTTTTCGTACATTGACGTAAAACGGCCGCAGGCGGCGCACCAGCAGCAGATCAGCCAGCAGGTCTATATAGCCGGTCACGGTACGGGCACTTATGGAAAGGCCGGACGCAAGCTTCGAGATGTTAAGCAAGGTGCCCTGTCCGTGAGCAAGCATAGTCCACAGACGCTCAAGGGTCTCCGCCGGAATCTGCCATCCGAACTGCTGCACATCGCGCTCAAGGTAGGTGCGGATGAAGTTGCGACGGAAGGCGAAACTGTCGTCATTGTCTTCAGCTAAAAAACTGTCCGGAAAACCGCCGCGCACCCAGAGAAGATTCAGGGAATCGTCATCCCCTCCTGCTTCAAGCACGCTCAGCGGATTCAGTTCAACGTATTCTATCCGCCCCGCAAGGCTTTCCCCCGATTGTCTCAGCAAGTCAACCGATGCTGACCCAAGGATCAGGAAGCGTCCCGTCCGCATCCCCCGGCGTCTTCCCTGATCAATCAGGCCGCGCAGCTCGGAAAAAAGCTCCGGTATGCGGTGAACCTCGTCAAGAATAACCAGACGGTCCTCGTGCGCCCCTAGGAACAGTACCGGGTCAGCCAGCTTGGCACGCTCTTCCCTCGCTTCGAGATCAAGGTACAGCGCCCCCGACTCCCCGGCAATATCAAGCGCCAAGGTCGTTTTGCCGACTTGACGCGGGCCGATCAGCGCCACGGCGGCTTGTCGGCCGAGAGCTTTTCTTAGGGAGTGGGAAGCATGACGTTCTATCATGCTTGCAAATTATACATAGCTATTCTTAATTTACAAGAATAATTTCCGCATAACAGATAAGATACCGTTGAGAGACTGATGTACAAAGCAAGTCTTTTCATGCCCAGAAAACTACAGATTGAAAAAGTGCGGCTGCTTGTAACCACGGAAAGAAAGAACTTCTGTGAACATGACTCTATTCATAGATTGGGATTAGCAACAAAGCGAGCACCCCTTGCTATTTCCAGAGCCAAAAGCTTCCTTGCATCCTTGCCAAGTGGCCAGCCTCTAATATTGGCATGATTGGGATTATCGGTTGTCGGATCGGCTACAACATTTAACGACTGGGACGTCACGTGAGAAACCTCCACATCAGCCCTGCCATGAAGCTTTCTATTTTGCTGCCCGGAAACAATTTCATTTCCGATATCTCAAATTTCATTTTCGGAAAGATTTAAATGGCGGGTAGTTGACAATTCCAGAGGGTTTTCCGGCGGAATGAAGGCATCTTGCTTGACCGTTTGGTCTGCTCTACGATACCACCTTGAGGAAGTGATATATCTCGCCAAGAGCTCATCAGGCAAAACGAAATCCGTCATTCAATCTCCCCGGCAACCTCTCCAATTAAATCCAATAAATCATCGGAAACAAAAAATGAAACAGGATCCATTCCATGCCTCCGCTTTGCACCAATTATAGCCGCATAATAAACTCCTCCTCCAGGATTAATGCTGATTGAAACGACTCTGGAAGGAGACCTATACCATTCCAAAGAAATTGCTCCGTCCGGTTCAGCACCTATTTCCGGAGATTCACTGCCCCAAGGAAAAGATTCCAGAAAGGTTTTAGCGTTCCAGAAAACCTCTTTTGTTATGGCTCTCGCCTCTCCTCCGTCCCATCCGTCCACTCCACACTCGTTAAAGGTCTTTGCCAGTTCCCGAAAAACGCCCCTAGCCCCAAAACCCAAGATATTAGACCTTTGCAAATGAGTAGATAATTCCCTCATTTGCTGGTCTATAAAGTCACCAGCAGAAAAATCCTGACCTGAGCAACCTGAAATAAGAGGGGAAGATGTTGCAGTTGCCAACATTTTATTTGCATTCCTCCAAGGCTTTCTTTGTTAAATTACTGAAGAAAACTTTATTTTTTACCCAACGCATTTCATCCATATATTTAGAAACCTGTATTTCACCACAGTTAAGAGATTTTTGCATAAACACATCTATGTCCAACAGCAATCCGGCTTCTTGCTGAGTCCTTTGAACAGTCTTTATAACATTAACCGAATAGGGAGTCCCCGGAACCTGCAGCACGTCTCGATGCAAGTAGCCTGATAAAAGCCAGTTCAAACCCTCGATAGGTAGTGGCGGCCTTTTATAATAATCAGCTAATTCAATTCTCTGTCCCTGTTTGATCGCTAGACGGTTTATAAAGCGCAGACCAATTCTCCCAATTTCAGTTGGTTCTAGCAGTTCACAGTAAATTTTCCAGAGGCGCAGCGCTTCTCGGCTAAATTTCTCCCAGTTTTCGTAAGGCTTTAGCCGACTAAAGACAAATGAATCTTTATTAAACTGTACGACATAAAAACTATCTCC
Coding sequences within:
- a CDS encoding ATP-binding protein, whose product is MIERHASHSLRKALGRQAAVALIGPRQVGKTTLALDIAGESGALYLDLEAREERAKLADPVLFLGAHEDRLVILDEVHRIPELFSELRGLIDQGRRRGMRTGRFLILGSASVDLLRQSGESLAGRIEYVELNPLSVLEAGGDDDSLNLLWVRGGFPDSFLAEDNDDSFAFRRNFIRTYLERDVQQFGWQIPAETLERLWTMLAHGQGTLLNISKLASGLSISARTVTGYIDLLADLLLVRRLRPFYVNVRKRLVKSPKVYVRDSGIVHALLGVTDYNSLAGHPVVGASWEGFVIENLLSVAPAGTRASFYRTSAGAEVDLVLELPGSLAPWAVEIKRSLRGALGKGFRNALKDIKPERSFVVTAGSDRYPVARNVEAIGLRKMAAVLKGQ
- a CDS encoding TIGR04255 family protein, giving the protein MQSPIDITEEFPRLPRAPIVEAVLDLRVVSSAEWDESSLQSRLEERLPDYPKHDTVQETEVQLSPETGTNVVKDFVHVGLKCQSGDSFYVVQFNKDSFVFSRLKPYENWEKFSREALRLWKIYCELLEPTEIGRIGLRFINRLAIKQGQRIELADYYKRPPLPIEGLNWLLSGYLHRDVLQVPGTPYSVNVIKTVQRTQQEAGLLLDIDVFMQKSLNCGEIQVSKYMDEMRWVKNKVFFSNLTKKALEECK